Proteins from one Erpetoichthys calabaricus chromosome 11, fErpCal1.3, whole genome shotgun sequence genomic window:
- the LOC114660437 gene encoding polyubiquitin-like codes for MGKIFQVIIYGLRDEKIIIDLGSTEEEMNNTTVLELKTKIVLRLPGNSDSPEDLRLIFANKELKDSAKLSDYQIKDNSVILMILRLPGKN; via the exons ATGGGCAAGATCTTCCAAGTCATCATATACGGACTAAGAGACGAAAAAATAATTATTGACCTCGGCAGCACCGAGGAGGAGATGAACAACACGACTGTCTTGGAACTCAAAACAAAAATCGTGCTGAGGCTACCTGGAAATTCAG aTTCACCAGAAGATCTGCGGCTGATATTTGCCAACAAAGAGCTGAAAGATTCTGCAAAGCTGTCAGACTATCAGATAAAAGATAATTCTGTAATTTTGATGATTTTGCGTTTGCCtggtaaaaattaa